The Chitinophagales bacterium nucleotide sequence TGGCTGTTGACCTACGACAGCCCCCGTTGGCTTATCATTGATGTAGAAATTGCCTGCCGAATTTTTCAATGCTTCAGTCATTTCTTCTATCGCATATCTGCACTGAGAGAAGATGGCACCTGTCAAGGCATAAGGCGAGGTCTGATCGGCTATTTTCAGAGTTTCTCTCCATTTTTCATCTTCATAAACATAAATGGTTAATACTGGTCCGAAAATTTCTTCGCACATCGTAGTGTATTGAGGATTTTTTGCCAGAATGATAGTCGGCTCCACGAAATAGCCTTTCGATTTATCATATCCACCTCCCAAGATAATTTCGGCATCACCAGACTTTTTTGCTGCTTCGATATAGTTTACAATATTGTCAAAGGAAGCTTCATCTATCACTGCATTCACAAAATTGGAGGTGTCTTCTACCGTACCCATTTTGATTTCTTTCAAATCTCTAGTTAAGTTTGATTTCACCGTATCCCAAAGTGAAGAAGGACAATACGCTCTCGAAGCAGCGCTACATTTCTGACCTTGGTATTCAAATGCCCCTCGAGTCAAGGCAGTAGAAAAGGCATGTACATCTGCTTTCGGGTGAGCAAACACAAAATCTTTGCCACCTGTCTCACCTACAACCCTTGGATATGATTTATAGTTATTGATATTATCTCCAATTGCTTTCCACATACCATTAAATACACCCGTAGAACCTGTAAAATGAACCCCTGCGAAGTCTCTATGCTTGAAGCAAACTTCACCGACATCTTTTCCACCAGAAAATACCAAATTGATCACACCATCAGGCATGCCCGCTTCCATAAATAATTTCATAAGGAAATGAGCAGAGTAGATTTGAGAATTAGCACACTTCCATACAACGGTATTGCCCATCATAGCAGCGCTAGAAGGCAGGTTGCCAGCGATAGCGGTAAAGTTGAATGGAGTGACTGCCAATACAAAGCCTTCAAGTGGTCGGTATTCTAGTCTATTCCACATACCATCAGGACTGTAGGGTTGTTCACCATATATTTCGGCTGCGAATTCTACATTAAAATGCAAAAAATCTATCAATTCACAGGCAGCATCGATTTCAGCTTGAAATACATTTTTACTCTGAGCCAGTATGGTAGCAGCGAGTACGGTGTTTCTATATTTCGTCCGCAATAAATCTCCAGCCTTCATAAATATAGCCAATCGTTGTTCCCACCGCATAGCTGCCCACTTCTCTTTAGCAGCTAGAGCTGCCTCGATAGCTTGCTCTACATGCTTGGCTGTGCCTTTGGACGCATGACCAAGAGTGTGGGTATGCTCATGGGGAGGACTCAGTCTTATTTTATCTTCAGTAAATACTTCCTTGCCTCCTATAATCATAGGTACTTCGATAGTTTCTTTTTTCAGTCGTGAAATTTCAGCAAGCAAGGCTGTGCGCTCTGCACTGCCTTTGGCGTATGCTCTTACGGGTTCGTTTTTGGCAGCTGGTACTTTGTAAAATCCTAATGACATAGTTTAATATATTTAAAATTCGATTAATTCAAAATTAAAGGATAAAATTAGAGGATAAACCTAAATTCAATATTTAAGAATTGATAAAATCCTATTTTCTGCGCCATTGAATATTATAATACGTAGCATAGATACTGCCAATAATCGTAGGGGTAAACCACGACCAATACCCAGGTAAAACTTCATTTACAACCAAAAATGCCGTCACAGCAGCTATGTAGCCACCAGATATCTTATTGATATGGTGTTTTATCCTCTCCTTTTTATACTTTTCGAAATCCTTAAATGCCCTTAAATCCCTTACTCCAGCTAAAAGACCAAAAATGCCAAACACAGTCAATACTATATTTACCTCGCCATTTACGATAATTGGAAGTCCTATCATGAGGGAACAATTCAGTATCAGTCCAATAGCTAGGATTTTATCAATTGTTATATTGAAACTAGGCTTCAAAACCTTTAGACATCTTCGACCACTAATGACACTATACAGACTAAAGACACCTATTCCGAACAAAAAAGGGCTGAAATGAGAGGGAATTAGCGCTATGCCTAGAGAAATCAGGACTGAAGCCACCATAGTATGATGAAAAACGGAACCAGATTTCTTGTGAATTTTACTGCCTTTGACCGTAAATGCCGCCACGAGACCTGCTATTAAGGCTGCTCCCCCAAGGCTCGCATGTAGATAAATGAGAAATTTTGGAATATCCATGATTCAAGTTTTAATAGTAAAAATAATGTTTAATTTTGGACTATAAAAAATAAATAGTTTATTCGGCGAATTACTATAAATTTGTGCTCTTATATTAGTTTTAGACACCAGAAGATATATTTTGAATGAAATTATTTAGTTTTCTTACCCAAGAAATAGCCATAGATTTAGGAACCGCAAATACCATCATAATGCATAATGATAAGGTGGTGGTAGATCAGCCTTCTATGGTGGCCATAGATAAAATTACGGACAAGGTTATTGCTATAGGCGAAAAAGCGCGCCAAATGCAAGGGAAAGAGCATAGGAATTTAGAGG carries:
- the pruA gene encoding L-glutamate gamma-semialdehyde dehydrogenase — protein: MSLGFYKVPAAKNEPVRAYAKGSAERTALLAEISRLKKETIEVPMIIGGKEVFTEDKIRLSPPHEHTHTLGHASKGTAKHVEQAIEAALAAKEKWAAMRWEQRLAIFMKAGDLLRTKYRNTVLAATILAQSKNVFQAEIDAACELIDFLHFNVEFAAEIYGEQPYSPDGMWNRLEYRPLEGFVLAVTPFNFTAIAGNLPSSAAMMGNTVVWKCANSQIYSAHFLMKLFMEAGMPDGVINLVFSGGKDVGEVCFKHRDFAGVHFTGSTGVFNGMWKAIGDNINNYKSYPRVVGETGGKDFVFAHPKADVHAFSTALTRGAFEYQGQKCSAASRAYCPSSLWDTVKSNLTRDLKEIKMGTVEDTSNFVNAVIDEASFDNIVNYIEAAKKSGDAEIILGGGYDKSKGYFVEPTIILAKNPQYTTMCEEIFGPVLTIYVYEDEKWRETLKIADQTSPYALTGAIFSQCRYAIEEMTEALKNSAGNFYINDKPTGAVVGQQPFGGARASGTNDKAGSKLNLLRWVSVRTIKETFNPPVDYKYPFLEN